The sequence below is a genomic window from Microbacterium abyssi.
GTTGCCGGCCGAACCCGCTCCCGCACCCGTGGAGGTGTCGCTGTGAACGCACTCGAGATCGAAGACCTGCAGATCAGGTACGGACGCCGTGAGGTCGTGTCCGGAGTGTCCCTCGCGATTCCCGCCGGGCGGACACTGGGGCTGGTCGGCGAGTCCGGTTCAGGGAAGTCCACCGTCGCCAATGCCGCCGTCGGGCTGGCGCCGATCCACGCCGGCGACATCCGCGTGCACGGCGTGAGCTCGGTCGGACGACGCCGCTCGGCCAGGACTGCTCGCCGTCGCATCCAGATGGTGTTCCAGGACCCCTTCTCGTCCCTGGATCCGAAGATGCCGATCGGCGAATCCATCGCCGAGGGGCTCAAAGCCGCCGAACATGACATGTCCCGCGCCGCACGTCGCGATCGAGTCGCCGAGCTGCTGGAGCAGGTCGGTATGGACCCGGGGCGCGCGGATGAGCTGCCGAAGTCGTTCTCCGGCGGTCAGCGCCAGCGGATCACGATCGCCAGAGCGCTCGCCGGTGAGCCCGAGATCCTCATCGCCGATGAGGTCACGAGCGCCCTCGACGTCTCCGTGCAGTCCACGGTGCTGAACCTGCTGCGTGACCTGCAGCAGCGCCTGGGGCTGACGATGCTGTTCATCTCTCACAACCTTGCGGTCGTCCGGTACGTCAGCGATGACATCGCCGTGATGCGCAACGGGCACATCGTCGAATACGGGCCGACGGATGAGCTGCTCGCCGACCCTGCTGAGCCGTACACGCGGGAGTTGCTGGAAGCAGTCCCGGTGCTGGGCGAGCGCATGGTGCTCAGCGCTTGATCCGCTCAGCGACTGATCCGTTAAGCGGCTGCGAACGGGAGAGGACGTTGACGTGACGACACGTTTCGAGGCTGCGGGCCTGCTCGACGACCTGGTCGCCGTGCGGCGTGAACTGCACACCGCCGTGGAGATCGGGCTCGAGCTGCCTCGCACGCAGGCCATCCTGCTGCGCGAGCTGGCGGGCCTCGGGCTGGAGGTCAGCACCGGGCGTTCGCTGTCGTCGGTGACCGCGGTACTCCGCGGCGGGATGCCGGGCCCGGTCGTGCTGCTTCGCGCCGATATGGACGGTCTTCCCGTGACCGAGGCCACCGGCCTGGTCTTCGCGTCCACCTCCGGTGCCATGCACGCCTGCGGCCATGATCTGCACATGGCAGGGCTCCTCGGTGCAGTGCGGCTTCTCACCGCCCGACAGGCAGAGCTTCCCGGCACCGTCGTCTTCATGTTCCAGCCGGGTGAGGAAGGCCAGGCCGGAGGCCGCATCATGCTCGAGGAGGGTGTGCTGGAGGCGGCGGGGGAGCGGCCGGTCGCCGCCTTCGCGATCCATGTGGAGTGCACTGTTCCGCGCGGCGAGCTCGTCACCCGGGCAGGATCGATGATGGCCAGCGCCAGTGCGCTGCGCATGACTCTGCGCGGAACCGGAGGCCACGCGGCGTTCCCGCAGAACGCGATCGATCCGGTCCCGGTGGCTGCACAGCTCATCCTCGCCGTTCAGGCTTTCAGCGCACGGCGGCTGCCGGCCACCGATCAGGCGGTGATCTCGATCACGCGGCTCTCCAGCGATTCGGCTGCCAGCAACGTGCTGGCGGCGGAGGTGCACCTGGAGGCCAACATCCGCACGCTGTCCAAGGCGACGCTCGAGATCATCCGCACCCAGCTGCCCGTGATGCTGACCGGTATCGCCGAGGCGAACGGATGCACACTCGAGGCCGAGTTCATCGCGTCGTACCCGGTGACCTACAACGACCCTGGCGAGACGGCTTTCGCGCTGACGGTCCTCGATGAGCTGGTCGGCGCTGAGCGGGTGACCCGGCTGGAGGCGCCCTCGATGGCCTCGGAGGACTTCTCGTACGTGCTCGAGGAGGTGCCGGGAACGCTCGTGTTCCTGGGCGCGGCGCCCGATGAAGGATCGGGGCCGTTGCACTCCGAGCACGCGGTCTTCGACGACGGCGTGCTGGGGCTGCAGGCATCCGTGCTCGCCGAGCTCGCCTGGCGGCGCCTGGAGCGAGCGTGACGTGCGTCCGATCGGCGGGTAAACTCGCCCCGTGCTGTTCTGTGTGAGCGCCCCTCAGGCGCGGAAGGCGGTCGCAGGCGCATCGCGCGCCGGCGGCAGAGGCTGAGCATCGGCCGGAGGCGGATCCCCGTCCCCGGCAGATCGTCGTACCCGGCATCCATCTGAGCGATGCCGGCTCATCCTCGAGTCTGAACAGAGAGCATCATCATGCGTCCCCTCACCGAGCGCGACATCCGCGCATCCTTCATCAACGCCTCCCGCAAGGAGGTCTCCTCCCTGACTCTGCCGTCCGGCTTCGTCGAGATCGACTTCGATCGGCTCGACTTCCTGGGCTGGTCGGATCAGAAGTTCGCCCGCCGCGCCTATGTGGTCACCGAGGTCGACGGCGTGCTCACCGGCGCGCTTCTCCAACGTGCGGAGCAGCGCGTGCTCGCTCGAGCCCAGTGCTCGTGGTGCGATGACGTCACGCTCCGAAACGACGTGCAGTTCTTCTCCGCCCGCAAGGCCGGTGCCGCCGGGCGCAACGGCGACACCATCGGCACGCTCGCGTGCGCCGAGTTCGGGTGCTCGCACAACGTCCGGCTGCTGCCGCCGCTCGCCTACGAGGGCTTCGATCGAGAGGCCGCACGGGATCAGCGCATCGAGCGGCTCGGCGAGAACGTCAGGGCGTTCCTGCGCGCAGTCGCCGACTGAGCCCTCACTGTTGAGCGGAGGCTGCGGCCTTTCCCTGCGGGTCGTTGAGCGAAGGCGGCGGAGCCGCCGAGACGAAACGCGTTGAGCGACGAGCGCAGCGAGGAATCGAAGCGTACCTTCGGCCCCAGCTCAGCTCAGCTCATCGCGCACGGCCAGCACGCCGCTGAGCGCCTCCGCGTACGAGGTGCTCAGCGGCGACAGCCCGAGGCGGATGCCGTCGGGGAAGCGGAAGTCCGGGATCACGCCGTCCGCCCACAGCCGCTTCGTCACCTCGGCGAAGTCGGGGTGGCCGATCGTGACGTGTCCGCCGCGGAGCGCGGCATCCCTCGGGCTGAGCAGCCGCACGCCGAGCGGTGTCAGCTCCTCGTCGACGGCGCGCACGACGAGGTCGGTGAGCGCCTTCGACTTCTCCCGCACGGCGGCGATGGTCGCCTCCTCGATCAGGTCGAGCATGCCCTGCATGGCCAGCATCCCGAGCACCGGTGGGGTGCCGCTGATGAACTGACGGATGCCGGCGGCCGGCGCGTACGCGGAGCCCATCGCGAACACGTCGCCTGCGCCCATCCATCCCTGGATGGGCTGGCGCAGCAGGCCGTGGTGGCGCGCGTTCACATAGGCGAATGCGGGGGCGCCCGGACCGCCGTTGAGGTACTTGTAGGTGCATCCGACGGCGAGGTCGACGCCGCATTCGTCGAGCTCGACCGGGATCACGCCCACCGAGTGGCACAGATCCCACAGCATGAGCGCTCCCGCGTGGTGCACGGCATCCGTGATCGCCCTCATGTCGGCGAGCGCCCCGGAGCGATAGTCGACGTGGCTGAGGACGACGAGAGCGGTGCTCTCGGACAGAGCGGCTTCGACGTCGGCGAGCTGCACGCCGGCGACCGGGTCGGGGCTGATCCACCGCAGCGTCAGCCCGCGCTCTGCCGCGATGCCCTCGGCGATGAACCGGTCGGTGGGGAAGTTGCCCTCCTCGATCACGATCTCCGATCGGTCTGGAGATGCATCGACCGCCGCGCGCATCAGCTTGTACAGCAGCACCGTGGTGGAGTCGGCGACGACCGTCTGACCCGCCGCCGCGCCTATCGCGACCCGGCCGATGCGGTCGCCGAGCTGGATCGGCAACTCCATCCACTGCTCGTCCCACGAGCGGATCAGTCGCGTTCCCCAGTCCTCGCGCACGAACGCGGCGAGGCGATCCGGCAGCTCCCGCAGCGGACGGCCCAGCGAGTTGCCGTCGAGGTACGCGCTGACACCTGCGGCCGGGACGAACGCATCGAGGTGCGCGGCGAGCGGATCGCGGGCGTCGAGGTCGCGGGCTTCGGCGGGCAGATCGGACATTCAGGCCTCCAGATCGGCGGGAGTGAGGGGACGTGCCAGCAGAGGATCGAACGCGTCGCCGGGAAGGAAGAGCCACGGCTCACCTGTCAGAGGGGCGAGGGCGCGCAGCAGATCCTCGCCGTCGATCCCGGCTTCGCGGAGCGCTGCGATCTCGTGAGGATTCAGCCCCGCCGGGGTGGAGCCGTTGCCCATGTCGGTCCCGTACAGCACGGTCCCGCCCGCCTCGTAGAACCGGCGGACGTTGTCGACCGCGATCTCGTAGGCCTCATCGCCGTGGATCGCGAGGGTGGAGACCCATTCCGCGGATTCCGCCTGCAGATCGATCTCGGGCTCGGTCAGCCGCTCGGTGAACGGCGCATGGGCGAGCCTGGTCGCGCCCATGCGGACCACCCGCTGCGCCTCGCCCGCGCCTTCCGCGTGCGCGACGACGGGCATCCCGCTCGCCGCGCTCAGCCTGACGATCTCCCGGAACAGCTCATCCGTGAACACCGGCCCCGCCGTGCTGTTGCCGGCGACCTTGATGCAGGAGGCGCCGGCATCCTTCATCTCGGCGACCGCGCGGGCCGCGGCATCCGCATCGGCGATCTCCCGCACCGAACCCGTCGGTGCCCACGAGCGGTCGGAGGGGTAGCCGCCGGGCGGGGTGAGGAACGCCCCCGCGAAGGCGATCTCGACGCCGCGCTCGTCCCACTCCGGAGACGTCGCGGCTGCGGCCAGCACCTCCGGGTTCCCACCGAGGTCGATGACCCGACCGAGCACCGATCCCGCCAGGCCGGAGGGATCGATGAGCTGCACATGCACGTGATGGTCGGTGAATGCGCCGGTGATGAAGCCGCCGGGCACACGGCGCACCCCCCGCATCACGCTCCGATCTCGGTGCGCACCGTATACAGCTCGGGGAAGAAGGTCAGCTCGAGCGCCCGCTGCAGGAACCCGACGCCGCTCGACCCGCCGGTACCCGGCTTCATCCCGATCGTGCGGGTGACGGTCTTCAGGTGGCGGAAGCGCCAGAACTGGAAGTTGTCCTCCAGGTCGACGAGATCCTCGCAGGCCTCGTAGAGATCCCAGTGGGTGTGCGGATGCTCGTAGATCTCGCGGATCGCCGGCACGAGCGAGGGGTGCGGTCGGTACGGCTCGCGGACGTCGCGCTCGAGGATCTCGGCCGGGATCGGGATGCCGCGCCGCGACGCGTACCGCAGGAACTCGTCGTACAGCGTCGGTCGCTCGAACTCGGTCGTCAGAAGCGCGAGGTTCGCCGGGTGATCGCGGAACACCGACAGCATCCGCTCGTTCTTGTTGCCGAGCGCGAACTCCACCGCCCGGTACTGCACCGACTGGAATCCGGATGAGTTGCCCAGTGCCCCGCGGAACTGCGCGTACTCGGTCGGTGTGAGGGTCGCCAGCACCGACCACTGCTGCGTCATGACATCTTGGATGCGCTTGACGCGCGCCACGCGCTTGAGCGCCTCGCGCAGGTCGTCGCTCGCCAACAGGTCGCGAGCCGATGACAGCTCGTGCAGCAGCTGCTTGAGCCACAGCTCGGTGGTCTGATGCTGGATGATGAACAGCATCTCGTCGTGGTGCTGGGGCTCGCTCACAGGGTGCTGAGCGGAGAGCAGCCGGTCGAGACCGAGGTACGAACCGTAGGTCATGCGACCGGAGAGGTCGGTGACGATCGTGTCCTCCAGCGCCCGCTGGTTGTCCGCGGAGCCGCCGGTGGAGTCGTCCGTCGAGTCAGTGCCCATGACTCCCGAGGATATCCCGAGCGATCGGTCCGGCGTCAGGGCTGAGTGGTGTGTGCAGCCAGGAAGTCGATCGTCTGCTGCAGTGCGGCCTGCGCATCCGGCATGTCGAGGTGGAACTGGTACTCGTGCGGCAGTTCCGGTTCGTGCGCTGCCGGCCAGAACAGTGTCGTCACATCCACGCCGAGCGCCTCCAGGCGCTTGGCCATCGGGATCGACTGCAGCCAGGTCAGCCCGTCGCCGTTGCCGCCGGAGATGTACGTGGTGGGGAAGTCG
It includes:
- a CDS encoding ABC transporter ATP-binding protein — translated: MNALEIEDLQIRYGRREVVSGVSLAIPAGRTLGLVGESGSGKSTVANAAVGLAPIHAGDIRVHGVSSVGRRRSARTARRRIQMVFQDPFSSLDPKMPIGESIAEGLKAAEHDMSRAARRDRVAELLEQVGMDPGRADELPKSFSGGQRQRITIARALAGEPEILIADEVTSALDVSVQSTVLNLLRDLQQRLGLTMLFISHNLAVVRYVSDDIAVMRNGHIVEYGPTDELLADPAEPYTRELLEAVPVLGERMVLSA
- a CDS encoding M20 metallopeptidase family protein; the protein is MTTRFEAAGLLDDLVAVRRELHTAVEIGLELPRTQAILLRELAGLGLEVSTGRSLSSVTAVLRGGMPGPVVLLRADMDGLPVTEATGLVFASTSGAMHACGHDLHMAGLLGAVRLLTARQAELPGTVVFMFQPGEEGQAGGRIMLEEGVLEAAGERPVAAFAIHVECTVPRGELVTRAGSMMASASALRMTLRGTGGHAAFPQNAIDPVPVAAQLILAVQAFSARRLPATDQAVISITRLSSDSAASNVLAAEVHLEANIRTLSKATLEIIRTQLPVMLTGIAEANGCTLEAEFIASYPVTYNDPGETAFALTVLDELVGAERVTRLEAPSMASEDFSYVLEEVPGTLVFLGAAPDEGSGPLHSEHAVFDDGVLGLQASVLAELAWRRLERA
- a CDS encoding FBP domain-containing protein produces the protein MRPLTERDIRASFINASRKEVSSLTLPSGFVEIDFDRLDFLGWSDQKFARRAYVVTEVDGVLTGALLQRAEQRVLARAQCSWCDDVTLRNDVQFFSARKAGAAGRNGDTIGTLACAEFGCSHNVRLLPPLAYEGFDREAARDQRIERLGENVRAFLRAVAD
- a CDS encoding kynureninase, producing MSDLPAEARDLDARDPLAAHLDAFVPAAGVSAYLDGNSLGRPLRELPDRLAAFVREDWGTRLIRSWDEQWMELPIQLGDRIGRVAIGAAAGQTVVADSTTVLLYKLMRAAVDASPDRSEIVIEEGNFPTDRFIAEGIAAERGLTLRWISPDPVAGVQLADVEAALSESTALVVLSHVDYRSGALADMRAITDAVHHAGALMLWDLCHSVGVIPVELDECGVDLAVGCTYKYLNGGPGAPAFAYVNARHHGLLRQPIQGWMGAGDVFAMGSAYAPAAGIRQFISGTPPVLGMLAMQGMLDLIEEATIAAVREKSKALTDLVVRAVDEELTPLGVRLLSPRDAALRGGHVTIGHPDFAEVTKRLWADGVIPDFRFPDGIRLGLSPLSTSYAEALSGVLAVRDELS
- a CDS encoding amidohydrolase family protein: MRGVRRVPGGFITGAFTDHHVHVQLIDPSGLAGSVLGRVIDLGGNPEVLAAAATSPEWDERGVEIAFAGAFLTPPGGYPSDRSWAPTGSVREIADADAAARAVAEMKDAGASCIKVAGNSTAGPVFTDELFREIVRLSAASGMPVVAHAEGAGEAQRVVRMGATRLAHAPFTERLTEPEIDLQAESAEWVSTLAIHGDEAYEIAVDNVRRFYEAGGTVLYGTDMGNGSTPAGLNPHEIAALREAGIDGEDLLRALAPLTGEPWLFLPGDAFDPLLARPLTPADLEA
- a CDS encoding tryptophan 2,3-dioxygenase; the encoded protein is MGTDSTDDSTGGSADNQRALEDTIVTDLSGRMTYGSYLGLDRLLSAQHPVSEPQHHDEMLFIIQHQTTELWLKQLLHELSSARDLLASDDLREALKRVARVKRIQDVMTQQWSVLATLTPTEYAQFRGALGNSSGFQSVQYRAVEFALGNKNERMLSVFRDHPANLALLTTEFERPTLYDEFLRYASRRGIPIPAEILERDVREPYRPHPSLVPAIREIYEHPHTHWDLYEACEDLVDLEDNFQFWRFRHLKTVTRTIGMKPGTGGSSGVGFLQRALELTFFPELYTVRTEIGA